From one Notolabrus celidotus isolate fNotCel1 chromosome 2, fNotCel1.pri, whole genome shotgun sequence genomic stretch:
- the fkbp2 gene encoding peptidyl-prolyl cis-trans isomerase FKBP2: protein MFLVTQDCKVLPGLIVRSSAFSRRFPGSFPLFLLQICTSALSPISFKPTDLPAGPSDCSAAMRVLLLFAVTVLSLSPVAVNGAEKKKLQIGIKKRVDNCPIKSRKGDVLNMHYTGKLEDGTEFDSSIPRDRPFTFTLGTGQVIKGWDQGLLGMCEGEKRKLVIPAELGYGDRGAPPKIPGGATLIFEVELLNIERRSEL, encoded by the coding sequence ATGTTTCTGGTAACACAAGACTGCAAAGTACTTCCGGGTCTAATCGTCCGGTCATCCGCTTTCAGTCGCAGATTTCCCGGCTCATTTCCCTTATTCCTCCTCCAAATTTGCACCTCAGCTTTGAGCCCAATCTCGTTTAAACCAACCGATTTACCAGCTGGACCCTCAGATTGCTCTGCAGCCATGCGGGTGTTGCTATTATTCGCTGTGACCGTGCTCTCTCTCAGCCCGGTGGCGGTGAATGGAGCcgagaagaagaagctgcagatTGGCATCAAGAAGCGAGTGGACAACTGCCCCATCAAATCCCGCAAAGGAGACGTGCTGAACATGCACTACACGGGCAAGCTGGAGGACGGCACCGAGTTTGACAGCAGCATCCCCCGCGACAGGCCCTTCACCTTCACCCTTGGCACTGGGCAAGTGATCAAAGGCTGGGACCAGGGCCTCCTGGGCATGTGCGAGGGCGAGAAGAGGAAGCTGGTCATCCCCGCAGAGCTCGGCTACGGAGACCGGGGGGCTCCACCAAAGATCCCCGGAGGAGCGACGCTTATTTTCGAGGTGGAGCTGCTCAACATCGAGAGGAGATCCGAACtttga